In Labrus bergylta chromosome 1, fLabBer1.1, whole genome shotgun sequence, one genomic interval encodes:
- the LOC109988176 gene encoding rho-related GTP-binding protein RhoU isoform X1, which translates to MLPQDVGMQKPRRVSEPLCGVDTPAVPPRLLKNREFPLAVKRRRSGSAPERKVNCVLVGDGAVGKTSLIVSYTTNGYPTDYVPTAFDNFTVMVVVDGKPVRLQLCDMAGQKWGLVDGSINDELERLRPLCYKNANVFLLCYSVVRPCSFRNLIDRWVPEIQQHCPGVPVVLVGTQLDLREDVQVLINLAQIQERPVSSEEGMQLAQELGAVSFAECSALTQKNLKDTFDSAILASIGQTDICSVQQQRMTLRKKTPDKIKSLSETWWRRINCLMGEQSCDFK; encoded by the exons ATGCTTCCGCAGGATGTCGGGATGCAGAAGCCACGGCGTGTGTCAGAGCCTCTGTGCGGGGTGGACACCCCCGCGGTCCCGCCTCGGCTCTTAAAGAACCGGGAGTTCCCTCTGGCCGTGAAGCGGCGGCGGTCAGGTTCCGCACCTGAGCGCAAGGTGAACTGCGTCCTGGTTGGAGATGGAGCTGTGGGCAAGACGAGCCTGATCGTGAGCTACACCACCAACGGCTACCCAACAGATTATGTTCCTACAGCGTTTGACAACTTCACAG tgATGGTTGTTGTTGACGGAAAACCTGTgagactgcagctctgtgacATGGCTGGACAG AAATGGGGTCTGGTTGATGGATCAATCAAT GACGAGCTGGAGCGCCTCCGCCCGCTCTGCTACAAGAATGCAAatgtcttcctcctctgctaCAGCGTGGTCCGCCCCTGCTCTTTTCGcaacctgattgacaggtgggtccCTGAGATCCAACAGCACTGTCCTGGAGTGCCCGTGGTCCTTGTGGGCACACAGCTGGACCTTAGGGAGGATGTCCAGGTGCTGATCAACCTGGCACAGATACAGGAGCGTCCGGTCAGCTCTGAGGAGGGTATGCAGCTCGCCCAGGAGCTTGGGGCGGTGAGCTTTGCAGAGTGTTCGGCGCTGACCCAGAAGAACCTGAAGGACACATTTGATTCAGCAATCTTAGCCAGCATTGGGCAGACCGACATTTGCAGTGTCCAGCAGCAGAGGATGACTCTCAGGAAGAAGACCCCTGATAAAATCAAGAGCCTTTCTGAGACCTGGTGGAGGAGGATCAACTGTCTTATGGGAGAGCAGAGCTGTGACTTCAAATGA
- the LOC109988176 gene encoding rho-related GTP-binding protein RhoU isoform X2: MLPQDVGMQKPRRVSEPLCGVDTPAVPPRLLKNREFPLAVKRRRSGSAPERKVNCVLVGDGAVGKTSLIVSYTTNGYPTDYVPTAFDNFTVMVVVDGKPVRLQLCDMAGQDELERLRPLCYKNANVFLLCYSVVRPCSFRNLIDRWVPEIQQHCPGVPVVLVGTQLDLREDVQVLINLAQIQERPVSSEEGMQLAQELGAVSFAECSALTQKNLKDTFDSAILASIGQTDICSVQQQRMTLRKKTPDKIKSLSETWWRRINCLMGEQSCDFK, from the exons ATGCTTCCGCAGGATGTCGGGATGCAGAAGCCACGGCGTGTGTCAGAGCCTCTGTGCGGGGTGGACACCCCCGCGGTCCCGCCTCGGCTCTTAAAGAACCGGGAGTTCCCTCTGGCCGTGAAGCGGCGGCGGTCAGGTTCCGCACCTGAGCGCAAGGTGAACTGCGTCCTGGTTGGAGATGGAGCTGTGGGCAAGACGAGCCTGATCGTGAGCTACACCACCAACGGCTACCCAACAGATTATGTTCCTACAGCGTTTGACAACTTCACAG tgATGGTTGTTGTTGACGGAAAACCTGTgagactgcagctctgtgacATGGCTGGACAG GACGAGCTGGAGCGCCTCCGCCCGCTCTGCTACAAGAATGCAAatgtcttcctcctctgctaCAGCGTGGTCCGCCCCTGCTCTTTTCGcaacctgattgacaggtgggtccCTGAGATCCAACAGCACTGTCCTGGAGTGCCCGTGGTCCTTGTGGGCACACAGCTGGACCTTAGGGAGGATGTCCAGGTGCTGATCAACCTGGCACAGATACAGGAGCGTCCGGTCAGCTCTGAGGAGGGTATGCAGCTCGCCCAGGAGCTTGGGGCGGTGAGCTTTGCAGAGTGTTCGGCGCTGACCCAGAAGAACCTGAAGGACACATTTGATTCAGCAATCTTAGCCAGCATTGGGCAGACCGACATTTGCAGTGTCCAGCAGCAGAGGATGACTCTCAGGAAGAAGACCCCTGATAAAATCAAGAGCCTTTCTGAGACCTGGTGGAGGAGGATCAACTGTCTTATGGGAGAGCAGAGCTGTGACTTCAAATGA